In Stieleria varia, one genomic interval encodes:
- a CDS encoding DUF7133 domain-containing protein has protein sequence MRYLQLLALLCVLLSPVGSVLAQDSNLKPIRALLIAGGCCHDYANQQQAIRDGIQSRANVRIDVYWTDNSTTTPVLPLYTQLNWAEEYDVIIHDECAADIKDPAIVNRIVQTHQKLPAVHLHCAMHSFRTGTDAWFKHLGLQSSGHGPQEPIEISFVDTQHPITSTLSDWTTIREELYNNVKVFDAHPLAVGKQAIGGNNPRVDQAIVAWTNESQGARSFSTTIGHNTETVRDPRYLELITRGLLWSCDKLTPDYLTPYQGEQQTTFIDKEKYPAPDATDLGELPADATLVKVTASSTQSGNLTYHAVDGKPQTRWCADGDSFPQWIQLEFAEPVTCDDVAILWESNRWYRYTVTGSLDGQNWSTLLDRSDVSEPDKEPQSLTQSMASKFVRITGLAAQGGWCSIREIKVSGKDIGTLWPADPKADGFVPMQADRYAKQGNVVPKIVKLSPREEAEILRDVRVPDGFEATVFASPPAVNYPVFVAASVDGTLFVSSDGNGSLGRDPGRGRVIRLRDLDGDGRADETKVFCTADAPRGLVWDHDRLYLMHPPNLSVFIDHDDDGVADEQKTLVRNLAFGYDKRPADHTTNGVSLGADGWLYIAGGDFGFMNATGTDGRTLTHRGGGVIRVRPDGTGLEVYSTGTRNILEVAISPEMDMFARDNTNDGGGWDVRLHHFTGNEDHGYPRLYKNFNDECVQPLADYGGGSGCGAVYIDEPGFGRWNDAPLTADWGTGALYRHTVEATGATFQETAPPESFIKMTRPTDADVDGNSRVYCASWRGATFNWNGPDVGYIVCVKPKGYQPPAMPDFASASDDELVELLSSQSYRRRVAAQRELMRRGNPAFERLLEMAVASRNESRNRLAMIQTPDKTAECISALSNEDPVLVHTAIRVLAKNNAYQACFDALDAGDAPAKPLLRALAMMHDSSVVDGLITRLSDASVERRSEILKALCRLHFIEGDWKGDSWGTRPDTRGPYYQPESWSETPRIAATLQDALKSSSPENAASLVQTMHLNRIKSDDAVERLLTLAEKNPRLLGPAVAQLAASQRISEHGIHVIALAIRDGQTTPETLSNCVIALTKSRSTEAAKLMLVALAHLDSRDSGRSIQSAAINAITGSRTLEQHTAVFVENAEAPGIEASVWADAALLVIASRNNASPEMRAMAEQSITAGWKEQSRRKQLIRAAVRINNHSIDEQIWLAQDDPDTSISELARSAVRQLKIQPMQVDDSPKIGTLSLAEAAAAVMSSQGDVALGQRVFVKANCTACHSLSKDEVQKGPFLGNIAKTYKRHELAAAVLEPSKTIAQGFATNSILTVDGEVLTGFVTDEQSDRVTIRDQQAKERTILKDDIEARKTVETSVMPTGLMNEFTTREFASLLDFLSSLTP, from the coding sequence ATGCGATATCTGCAACTGCTTGCACTCCTCTGCGTCCTGCTATCACCGGTCGGTTCAGTACTAGCTCAGGATTCAAACCTCAAACCCATTCGCGCGTTGCTGATCGCCGGCGGATGCTGCCATGACTACGCAAATCAGCAGCAAGCGATTCGTGACGGTATCCAGTCGCGTGCCAACGTTCGTATCGATGTTTACTGGACGGACAATTCGACCACCACACCGGTGCTGCCTCTGTACACTCAATTGAATTGGGCAGAAGAATACGATGTCATCATTCACGACGAATGCGCGGCGGACATCAAAGATCCGGCGATCGTCAACCGCATTGTGCAAACACATCAAAAGCTCCCGGCCGTTCACTTGCATTGTGCGATGCACAGCTTTCGCACCGGCACGGACGCTTGGTTCAAACATCTGGGACTTCAGTCCAGTGGCCACGGTCCACAAGAACCGATCGAGATCTCGTTCGTCGACACCCAGCATCCCATCACGTCAACGCTGAGTGACTGGACGACCATTCGCGAGGAACTCTACAACAACGTCAAAGTTTTCGATGCGCATCCACTGGCAGTGGGGAAACAGGCGATCGGAGGCAACAATCCCAGGGTCGATCAAGCGATCGTGGCTTGGACGAATGAGAGCCAAGGCGCTCGAAGTTTCAGCACGACGATCGGCCACAATACGGAAACGGTTAGAGACCCTCGTTATTTGGAGTTGATCACACGTGGATTGTTGTGGTCTTGTGACAAGCTGACGCCGGATTACTTGACGCCGTACCAAGGAGAGCAACAAACGACTTTCATCGACAAAGAAAAGTATCCGGCGCCCGATGCAACCGACTTGGGCGAGTTGCCCGCCGATGCGACTTTGGTCAAGGTGACCGCGTCGAGCACGCAATCGGGAAACCTGACGTATCACGCCGTCGATGGTAAACCGCAGACCCGATGGTGCGCCGATGGCGACAGTTTTCCCCAATGGATTCAGTTGGAGTTTGCCGAGCCCGTGACATGTGACGACGTTGCAATCCTGTGGGAATCCAATCGCTGGTATCGATACACGGTCACGGGATCACTCGACGGCCAGAATTGGTCAACGCTGTTGGACCGTTCGGATGTTTCTGAACCAGACAAGGAACCGCAGTCGTTGACTCAATCGATGGCGAGCAAGTTCGTTCGTATCACGGGGTTGGCCGCGCAAGGAGGTTGGTGCAGCATTCGTGAGATCAAGGTATCGGGCAAAGACATCGGCACGTTGTGGCCAGCTGATCCCAAGGCCGACGGATTTGTACCGATGCAAGCAGACCGATATGCCAAACAAGGCAACGTTGTCCCCAAGATCGTGAAACTATCGCCAAGGGAGGAAGCGGAGATTCTGCGTGACGTGCGAGTGCCCGATGGGTTTGAGGCGACCGTCTTTGCATCGCCGCCCGCCGTCAACTATCCCGTGTTTGTTGCCGCAAGCGTCGATGGGACTTTGTTCGTCAGTTCTGACGGCAACGGATCACTGGGACGAGATCCCGGACGCGGACGTGTGATCCGTTTGAGAGACCTCGACGGCGACGGACGCGCGGACGAAACCAAAGTCTTCTGCACGGCCGACGCGCCTCGTGGATTGGTTTGGGATCACGATCGACTCTATCTCATGCACCCGCCGAACCTGAGCGTCTTTATCGACCATGACGACGATGGCGTGGCGGATGAACAAAAAACACTCGTTCGAAACTTGGCGTTTGGATACGACAAGCGACCGGCAGACCATACCACAAACGGAGTCAGTTTGGGTGCCGACGGATGGCTGTACATCGCCGGCGGCGATTTCGGATTCATGAATGCAACGGGAACCGACGGTCGCACTTTGACGCATCGCGGTGGTGGCGTGATCCGCGTCCGACCCGACGGAACCGGATTGGAAGTCTACTCGACCGGGACCCGCAATATTCTGGAGGTTGCAATCAGTCCGGAAATGGACATGTTCGCGCGAGACAACACCAACGACGGTGGCGGCTGGGACGTTCGCTTGCATCATTTCACCGGCAACGAAGATCACGGATACCCGCGGCTGTACAAGAATTTCAACGACGAATGCGTCCAGCCGCTGGCGGACTACGGCGGAGGTTCTGGGTGCGGCGCGGTCTACATCGATGAACCCGGTTTCGGACGCTGGAACGATGCTCCACTGACAGCGGATTGGGGAACGGGAGCTTTGTATCGCCACACCGTCGAGGCAACGGGAGCCACGTTCCAGGAAACGGCGCCGCCGGAATCATTCATCAAGATGACACGGCCGACGGATGCCGATGTCGATGGCAACAGTCGTGTCTACTGCGCCAGTTGGCGAGGTGCGACCTTCAATTGGAATGGCCCCGATGTCGGCTACATCGTTTGCGTCAAACCAAAGGGCTACCAACCGCCAGCGATGCCGGATTTTGCATCGGCGTCCGATGACGAGTTGGTTGAGCTGCTTTCGTCGCAGAGTTACCGACGCCGGGTGGCCGCGCAGCGTGAACTGATGCGTCGCGGAAATCCAGCGTTTGAGCGTTTGTTGGAGATGGCCGTTGCGAGTCGCAACGAGTCACGCAATCGTTTGGCGATGATTCAAACACCCGACAAGACCGCGGAATGCATCTCCGCGTTGTCCAATGAGGATCCCGTGCTGGTTCATACGGCGATTCGTGTGTTGGCGAAAAATAATGCGTATCAAGCTTGCTTTGATGCGTTGGATGCTGGCGATGCACCAGCCAAACCGTTGTTGCGAGCGTTGGCCATGATGCACGACTCAAGCGTCGTGGACGGATTGATCACGCGATTGTCGGACGCAAGCGTGGAACGACGCAGTGAGATTCTCAAGGCGCTTTGTCGATTGCATTTCATCGAGGGTGATTGGAAAGGCGACTCTTGGGGCACGCGTCCTGATACTCGTGGGCCGTACTATCAACCCGAGTCATGGAGCGAAACACCGCGAATCGCAGCCACTTTGCAGGACGCGCTGAAGTCATCATCGCCAGAGAATGCTGCGTCCTTGGTGCAAACCATGCATCTCAATCGGATCAAGTCTGACGATGCGGTGGAACGATTGTTGACACTCGCGGAAAAGAACCCTCGCCTGCTCGGTCCCGCGGTGGCTCAGTTGGCCGCATCGCAACGGATCTCCGAACACGGGATTCACGTCATCGCATTGGCTATCCGAGACGGACAAACGACTCCCGAGACGCTGTCCAATTGCGTGATTGCTTTGACCAAGTCGAGGTCAACCGAGGCGGCTAAATTGATGTTGGTGGCGTTGGCGCATTTGGATTCCCGCGACAGCGGTCGATCAATTCAGTCGGCAGCCATCAACGCGATTACCGGATCGCGAACCCTGGAGCAGCATACGGCGGTGTTTGTAGAAAACGCGGAGGCTCCCGGCATTGAGGCTTCCGTTTGGGCCGATGCCGCGCTGCTGGTGATCGCATCACGCAACAACGCTAGCCCGGAGATGCGGGCGATGGCAGAGCAGTCGATCACAGCCGGCTGGAAAGAACAGTCGCGACGCAAGCAACTGATCCGCGCCGCGGTTCGAATCAACAACCATTCGATTGACGAACAAATCTGGCTGGCTCAGGATGATCCCGATACCAGCATTTCTGAATTAGCACGCAGCGCGGTCAGGCAATTGAAAATCCAGCCGATGCAAGTGGATGACTCGCCTAAGATCGGCACACTGTCGCTGGCCGAAGCCGCTGCGGCCGTGATGTCGTCTCAGGGAGATGTTGCACTGGGGCAACGAGTGTTCGTGAAAGCCAATTGCACCGCCTGTCATTCGCTCAGCAAGGACGAAGTGCAAAAGGGACCGTTCTTGGGCAACATCGCCAAGACCTACAAACGGCACGAGTTGGCCGCCGCTGTCTTGGAACCCAGCAAGACGATCGCACAAGGCTTTGCGACCAACTCGATCTTGACTGTCGATGGCGAAGTTCTGACCGGATTCGTTACCGATGAACAGAGTGACCGCGTGACGATCCGTGACCAACAAGCCAAAGAGCGAACGATTTTGAAGGACGATATCGAAGCCCGAAAAACGGTCGAGACTTCGGTCATGCCGACCGGCTTGATGAACGAGTTCACCACCCGTGAATTCGCGTCCTTGCTCGATTTCCTCAGTTCGCTTACTCCGTGA
- a CDS encoding WD40 repeat domain-containing protein, translated as MNKITLKESSRYKLPMGVLSATLLSDNDSLIAACMDGVYRSSLSKREQPRRLYTHDSYVSSVVALDDGVIVSASYDGNACWFDLNAEREIRRVKLHDFWSWDMAVSPDRTKLVSVTGQYLAGGYKYEPQPESEPSIRVVDALSGEILHSLPHVPSVQSVAVSSDNQFVAAGNLMGDIRVYRLQDGELVAKWTTADFTSWGIIKSHCFLGGIFSMQFTPDGKELLLAGMGPMQDPMAGNGKQLWQKWAWQETEPKLVDQTHEGDAGEGLMETLAIHPSGDYFAMGGRLRGGEWNVALFDLATGSRQAVLKTGCRVTQAIFREDGSELILVGSQGQPEKLKDGNFPDFGRVDVFAIG; from the coding sequence ATGAACAAGATCACTCTCAAAGAATCAAGTCGATACAAGTTGCCGATGGGCGTCCTGTCGGCAACCTTGCTGTCGGACAACGACTCGCTGATCGCTGCATGCATGGACGGAGTCTACCGGTCATCGCTCAGCAAAAGAGAACAGCCGCGACGACTGTACACTCACGACAGCTACGTCAGTAGCGTTGTCGCGCTCGATGATGGGGTCATTGTCTCTGCGTCGTACGACGGAAACGCATGCTGGTTTGACTTGAACGCAGAACGTGAAATCCGACGCGTCAAACTGCATGATTTTTGGTCGTGGGACATGGCGGTTTCACCGGATCGGACCAAACTCGTCTCCGTCACCGGTCAGTACTTGGCCGGCGGATACAAGTACGAACCCCAGCCCGAAAGCGAACCGTCCATCCGCGTGGTCGATGCACTGTCAGGCGAAATCCTGCACAGTCTGCCGCACGTGCCGTCCGTCCAATCGGTCGCAGTCAGTAGCGATAATCAGTTTGTCGCTGCAGGAAACCTGATGGGCGACATCCGTGTTTATCGGTTGCAGGATGGCGAGTTGGTGGCCAAGTGGACGACGGCTGATTTCACCAGTTGGGGAATCATCAAGAGCCACTGCTTCCTGGGCGGCATCTTTTCTATGCAATTCACACCCGATGGAAAAGAATTATTGCTTGCCGGGATGGGGCCGATGCAAGATCCGATGGCGGGTAATGGCAAGCAACTGTGGCAAAAGTGGGCTTGGCAGGAGACCGAACCGAAACTCGTCGATCAAACTCACGAGGGCGACGCCGGCGAAGGGTTGATGGAAACATTGGCCATCCACCCGTCGGGTGACTATTTTGCGATGGGCGGCCGACTGCGAGGCGGCGAATGGAACGTCGCACTGTTTGATCTGGCGACCGGATCGCGTCAAGCCGTCTTGAAGACCGGGTGCCGTGTCACGCAAGCTATCTTTCGCGAAGATGGCAGCGAGTTGATCCTGGTGGGCAGCCAAGGTCAGCCGGAAAAACTCAAGGATGGCAATTTCCCAGACTTCGGTCGCGTTGACGTTTTCGCCATTGGATAG
- a CDS encoding DUF1501 domain-containing protein — MRRSKPNCGSPEHSMHRRLFLQGTMAVGAASVGSFNGLFSVPAIADETKRQGKKCILLWLCGAPSQFETWDPKPGTPTSGPFGAIPTNLPGVHISSLMPRCATIMDKLAVIRSMSTEPSEHFQGIDVLTRGDKPRPPFTRPILGSVVAQQLGQLDSPVPQFILLDPCPEGNEFKAFKAGNWAGWLGAEYGPVRAGGEYSIPNLQKLDSISEIDHADRNALRGFLSRKYENDRRSEAAGSLNAAFDRVDGLMSCAPLFDLNTLPVADRERYGAGAFAQHALQARHLIENGSTFVMVANGMPWDNHVFQHEMHQMLVPELDNVLFQLITDLEQREMLDDTLVIAMGEFGRTPWLNEARGRDHYPKAWSMAMAGGGIKGGVVYGGTDELGREVADKPVDNRQLFATIFAALGIDPNEEYVLPGLPTFSRVEENVSPLAELLS, encoded by the coding sequence GAAACCCAATTGCGGTAGCCCTGAGCATTCGATGCATCGCCGCCTGTTTTTGCAGGGCACAATGGCTGTGGGGGCCGCGTCGGTGGGCAGTTTCAACGGTCTGTTTTCCGTTCCTGCTATTGCCGACGAAACGAAACGGCAGGGAAAAAAATGCATCCTGCTGTGGTTGTGCGGTGCCCCGAGTCAATTTGAAACCTGGGATCCCAAGCCAGGAACACCCACCAGTGGTCCCTTTGGAGCCATACCCACCAATTTGCCCGGCGTCCACATCAGTTCGTTGATGCCGCGGTGCGCGACGATCATGGACAAGCTGGCGGTGATCCGCAGCATGAGCACCGAACCGAGCGAACACTTTCAAGGGATCGATGTGTTGACCCGGGGTGACAAGCCGCGACCACCCTTCACGCGTCCCATTCTCGGCTCTGTCGTTGCCCAACAACTCGGACAACTCGACAGTCCGGTACCCCAGTTCATCTTGCTGGATCCGTGTCCCGAGGGAAATGAATTCAAAGCGTTCAAGGCGGGAAACTGGGCCGGTTGGCTGGGTGCCGAGTATGGTCCTGTTCGCGCCGGTGGTGAATACTCGATTCCGAACTTGCAGAAGCTCGACTCGATCTCTGAAATCGATCACGCTGATCGCAACGCGTTGAGGGGATTCTTGAGTCGCAAGTACGAGAATGACCGACGTAGCGAAGCGGCAGGTTCGCTCAATGCAGCATTTGATCGTGTCGATGGATTGATGAGCTGCGCGCCTCTGTTTGACTTGAACACACTGCCCGTTGCTGATCGCGAACGTTACGGTGCTGGTGCGTTTGCTCAACACGCTTTGCAGGCACGACATTTGATCGAGAACGGGTCGACGTTCGTGATGGTCGCCAATGGCATGCCTTGGGACAACCATGTGTTCCAACACGAAATGCATCAGATGCTGGTCCCCGAGCTGGACAACGTCTTGTTTCAGTTGATTACCGATTTGGAGCAACGCGAAATGTTAGACGACACCTTGGTGATCGCGATGGGTGAGTTTGGACGCACGCCTTGGCTGAACGAAGCCCGCGGTCGAGACCACTATCCCAAGGCTTGGAGCATGGCGATGGCAGGAGGCGGCATCAAGGGCGGCGTGGTCTATGGCGGCACGGACGAATTGGGACGAGAGGTGGCGGACAAGCCGGTCGACAATCGGCAATTGTTTGCCACCATCTTTGCCGCACTGGGGATCGATCCCAACGAAGAATACGTGCTGCCCGGTTTGCCGACTTTCTCGAGAGTCGAGGAAAACGTCTCACCACTAGCCGAGCTGCTGTCGTGA